A genomic window from Streptomyces sp. WMMC940 includes:
- a CDS encoding HEAT repeat domain-containing protein, giving the protein MDADLEDLTRRTRRELTGPADDELHRRLTAIADPDALATVLTQTRLPLWAREIAAFRLGCAGDRRSFEPLVLLLNHRDPERCLSASHALSRLGDPRTAAAAAALATNEVRVAYALVPVRLLTTLRAPESAPALITTLGRRLVPGDPHWRVALACVEGLGALADERARPVLESALAHPRLSAAASAALSRLR; this is encoded by the coding sequence ATGGACGCGGATCTCGAGGATCTGACCCGCCGCACCCGCCGCGAGCTGACCGGGCCGGCGGACGACGAACTGCACAGGCGACTGACCGCGATCGCGGACCCCGACGCCCTGGCCACCGTGCTGACCCAGACCCGACTGCCGCTGTGGGCGCGGGAGATAGCCGCTTTCCGGCTCGGCTGCGCCGGTGACCGCCGTTCCTTCGAACCGCTCGTGCTGCTGCTCAACCACCGCGATCCGGAGCGCTGCCTCTCCGCCTCCCACGCCCTGAGCAGGCTCGGCGACCCCCGTACCGCGGCGGCCGCCGCCGCCCTCGCGACCAACGAAGTGCGCGTCGCCTACGCCCTCGTCCCCGTACGGCTCCTCACCACCCTGCGCGCCCCCGAGTCCGCCCCGGCGCTCATCACCACCCTCGGCCGGAGACTCGTCCCCGGCGACCCGCACTGGCGCGTCGCCCTGGCCTGCGTGGAAGGGCTCGGCGCACTCGCCGACGAGCGCGCCCGTCCGGTCCTGGAGTCCGCGCTGGCCCACCCCCGCCTGTCCGCCGCCGCCTCCGCGGCGCTCAGCCGCCTGCGGTGA